In Candidatus Auribacterota bacterium, the following proteins share a genomic window:
- a CDS encoding lactate racemase domain-containing protein, with protein sequence MKSADITLSYGDQVLSGFIHQEWIDTGRYLPLIPPPKNRVIEDAAAALARALENPIGGIPPLGDLVKKCVRGGDVVILVDDYARPNDHTRLLLPLLVERLRRTYGIPVEKIKVVVCAGTHRAPTAAEMKKTVGKDMVSRVSIVVHDCEKDLTRAGTVDGRPIMINRVAFNADLVIPLTDVDNHYFAGVAGGPKSFCPGICSKEIITWEHLQMFDDDGFADNVALGILNGNPVYKCKKKIVSTIIDSMKKRGREVYCLTAIVDPEGDLVYLEGGETFAAHRAAASKLKDVWTMKLSCRPEVVISGAGALGINLYQSGKAIHAAYTAVERGGMILTAAPCQDGFGNEEFKKLMKLAADAISLREDRDRAIEQATLKVLETVRKDFKIGKQKAVDFLRILDHVGWGHLYMIQDGLTAEDRKILPVTFWGESGQPAETRLSTWVERYGSGKTITVIDNPGYVVNVQ encoded by the coding sequence ATGAAGAGCGCTGACATCACCCTGAGCTACGGCGACCAGGTCCTGAGCGGTTTCATACACCAGGAGTGGATTGACACGGGAAGGTATCTACCCCTCATACCGCCGCCCAAGAATCGGGTTATCGAGGATGCGGCGGCGGCGCTGGCCCGTGCACTCGAGAACCCCATCGGTGGTATCCCCCCCCTCGGAGACCTCGTCAAGAAATGCGTCCGCGGCGGGGATGTCGTCATTCTGGTCGATGACTACGCCAGGCCCAATGACCACACGCGCTTGCTGCTGCCTCTTCTGGTGGAGAGGCTGCGGCGGACCTACGGCATCCCCGTTGAGAAAATCAAGGTCGTCGTGTGTGCGGGAACGCACCGCGCCCCCACTGCCGCCGAAATGAAAAAGACCGTGGGGAAGGATATGGTTTCCCGGGTCAGTATCGTCGTCCATGATTGTGAGAAGGATTTAACCCGGGCGGGAACGGTGGACGGCCGCCCCATTATGATCAACCGCGTCGCCTTCAACGCCGATCTCGTCATACCCCTCACGGACGTTGATAACCACTATTTTGCCGGCGTCGCGGGCGGCCCCAAGTCGTTCTGCCCGGGGATCTGCAGCAAGGAGATCATCACCTGGGAACACCTGCAGATGTTCGACGATGACGGCTTCGCCGACAATGTGGCCCTCGGTATCCTCAACGGCAATCCGGTGTACAAATGCAAAAAAAAGATTGTCAGCACGATCATCGATTCCATGAAAAAGCGAGGGCGGGAGGTGTATTGCCTGACCGCCATTGTTGACCCGGAGGGCGACCTCGTCTACCTCGAGGGGGGGGAGACGTTCGCCGCGCACCGTGCTGCAGCGTCCAAGCTCAAGGACGTCTGGACGATGAAATTGAGCTGTCGCCCTGAAGTGGTCATCAGCGGGGCGGGCGCGCTCGGCATCAACCTCTACCAGTCGGGGAAGGCCATTCACGCCGCCTACACAGCCGTTGAGCGCGGCGGAATGATCCTCACCGCCGCCCCCTGCCAGGACGGTTTCGGCAACGAGGAATTTAAAAAATTGATGAAGCTCGCCGCCGATGCGATCTCGCTCCGCGAGGACCGCGACAGGGCCATCGAGCAGGCCACGCTCAAAGTGCTCGAAACAGTCCGCAAGGATTTCAAAATCGGCAAGCAGAAGGCGGTGGACTTTCTAAGAATTCTCGATCATGTCGGGTGGGGGCATCTCTATATGATCCAGGATGGTTTGACTGCGGAAGACCGGAAAATCCTCCCCGTAACCTTCTGGGGTGAGAGCGGGCAGCCCGCAGAAACACGACTCTCGACATGGGTGGAGAGATACGGCAGCGGAAAAACGATTACGGTTATCGACAACCCCGGATACGTGGTGAACGTGCAATGA